The genomic stretch CAGGACGTCCTCGAGGTCGGCGGCCAGCGAGGCGGCATCCTGGTAGCGGCGCTCGAGCTCCTTGGCCGTGGCGTGGTCGACGACCGCCGCCAGCGCGGTGGAGATCTCCGGCCGCCGCATGCTGACGTCGGGGAGGTCCTCGCGGACGTGCTTCATCGCCACCGCGACCTGGTTCTCGCCGCGGAAGGGGACCTCGCCGGTGAGCATCTCGTAGAGGACGATCCCGAGCGAGTAGATGTCGGACTGGCCCGTGACCGGGTGTCCGAGCGCCTGCTCGGGCGAGACGTAGTCGGTGGTGCCCAGCACCCGCCCGTCGGCGGTCAGCCCCTCCTCGGTCAGGGTCCGCGCGATGCCGAAGTCGGTGACCTTCGCCGAGCCCTCGGAGTCGATGAGGACGTTCTGCGGCTTGACGTCGCGGTGGACGATCGCGCGGGCGTGCGCGGCCTCGAGCGCCCGGGCGATCTCGATGGCGTAGGCGATCGCCTCGGGGATCGGCAGGCGGCCCTTGCGGCGGATGCAGTCCTTCAGGGTCTGGCCCTCGATGTACTCGAGGACGATGTAGGGCGTGTTGTCGTCCTCGCCCGCGTCGATGACCTGGACGATGTGCGGGTGGTTGAGCTGCGCGACCGCGCGCGCTTCGCGCCGGAAGCGCTCGAGCTGGTCGGAGTCCGACGACATCTCCCGGTGCATGAGCTTGATCGCCACGGGACGCTCGAGCACGGTGTCGAAGGCGCGGAAGACCGTCGACATGCCACCGGATCCGATCTGGGCGTCCAGCCGGTAACGGCCGCTGAGCAGGGTGCCGACGGGGGTCGTCATCGTCTGCGCCCTATGTTGACGCCCCCGCCGGTCTGCGTGTCGTGTTCACCGCCCGCGTTGGCGCGCGCGGGGTGATCAGCCCTGCAGCAGGGACAGGACGCCCTGGGTGGACTGGTTGGCCTGGGAGAGCATCGAGGTGCCCGCCTGCTGCAGGACCTGCAGCTTCGTGAACTCGATCATCTGCTCGGCCATGTCGACGTCGCGGATCCGCGACTCGGCGGCCACCAGGTTCTCCTGGTAGGCCGACGCGGCGTTGACCGAGTGCTCGAGGCGGTTCTGCACCGCGCCGAACGTCGAGCGCGTCGCCGAGATCGACTCGATCGCCGCGTCGAGGTTCGAGATCGACGTGCCGAGCGACACGTCGTAGTAGTTCGCCGGCAGCGTGCTGCCGAGGCTGATCGTGGCGACCGTGATGACCTGGCCGTCGTTGGCGCCGACCTGGAAGGACACCGTGCCGGCGGTCGCCAGGAACGTGATGCCGTTGAACTGGGCCTGCTGGCCGATGCGGTCGATCTCGGACGCGAGCTGGTAGATCTCGGACTGGATCGCGGACTGGTTGGCCGACGACATCGTGCCGTTCTGGTACTGCACGGCCAGCTCGCGCATGCGCTGGAGCATCGAGTGCACCTCGTCGAGGTTCGCCTCGGCGGTCTGCACGAGCGAGATGCCGTCCTGCATGTTGCGGTTGGCCTGGGCGAGGCCGCGGATCTGGCCGCGCATCTTCTCGGAGATGCCGAGGCCGGCGGCGTCGTCGGAGGCCCGGTTGATCCGGTAGCCCGACGAGAGGCGCTCCATCGCCTTCGACATGCCCTCGCTGGTGCCGGAGAGCTGCCGGTGGGCGTTGAGCGCCTGGACGTTGTGGTTGATCCTCAGGGACATTGGAGCGAAGTCCTTTTTCTCTACTTGGTGACGGGGAGGTCGCTGGGGAGGGCGTCGGGGCCGGCCGTGGCCGCCGCGGCGTTCTCCTCCTTGACGGAGCGCCAGATCTCCTCCCGGTACACGGGCAGGGAGCGGGGCGCGTCGATTCCGATGCGAACGCTCGAACCGCTGACCTCGATCACCTCGATGACGGTGTCGTCGCCCAGCATGATCTTCTCGCCGGGCTTTCGGGTGATGATGAGCATGGGTCAGATTCCTCCTTGGAAAATGGATCGTGGGGATGCGCCGACCGGGGTGGCCGCGATCTGCTCAGGCCGCCTTCTCCGCCGAGGTGGAGAAGAGCGGGGCCCGGACCGGGGCGTCCGGGGCCTGGTTGATGACCTGATGGCCGAACCCGCCTGAGACAAGGATCGGCGCGCGGAGGTTCGCGCTGAAGTCCTCCAGCGCCTCGGCCGCGCGGACCGTCACGTAGACGGCGGTGTCGCCGGCGGCGTCGACCCCGAGGCGGTCGGCCTCGTCGTCGGCGATCTCGACCTCGTAGGAGTCGAAGAACCGCCACGGGTTCGTCAGCGGAAGGGCCAGCGCCGGGTCTTCGAGCGAGTGCAGCCACACGAAGGCGGCGTCGTCGCTGCGAGCGAGCAGCGTGTAGCGGCTCCCGCCGAGGCCGATGAGGCCCTGGGGGAACTCGAGGACGGCGTCCTCGGGGATCTCGAGCGGCCCGAACCGGGTGCTCTGCAGGGTCACTGCCATGGTGCCTCCATACGGCATCGGTCGCAGGGTGGGTGGGAATGAACTGGTGTCACCGGAGGAAGTCCAGGAGCGAGGGTTGGATGATGGACGCGCCGCTCCGTAGCGCGGCCTCGTAGATGGTCTGTTGGCTGGAGAGGGCGAGGGCCGCCTCGGCGAAGTCCACGTCCTCGGTCTCGGAGAGAAGCTGGGTCGCAGTCTGCTCGGCGCTGGCCAGGCGCGCGTCGGCGGCGTCGAGTCGCGCGACCGTGGCCCCGACCCCGGCGCGGGCGACGCCGATCTCGTCGAGGTTGCGCTCGAGCGCCTTGAGGTCGCCGTTGCGCAGGGCCTCGGTGTCGGCCGTCGTGCCGTTCTTGAGATGGTCGGAGATGTCGCGCAGCGTGCGCAGCAGGCCGGTGTCGCCAGGCGTCTGACCGCTGCCGATGAGCGGGTTGGGCGCCTGGTCGACGAGCGTGTTGACCTGGACGGCGATCCCCTGGCCCATCTCGCGGGCGATGACGTTGTCGTCGCCGCCGTAGGTGTCGACCGCCGGAACGGACGTCGTGTCGTAGGGCGGGTTCGTCGTGTCCGTGCCGGCGAACACGTACACGCCGCCGTAGGACGCGTTGGCCGCCTGCTTGACCGCGGCGACGATCTGGTCGATCTCGAGCGCGATGTTCCTGCGCGCGCTCGGCCCGGTCGCGTCGTTGGCGCCCTGGACGGTCAGCTCGCGGGCGCGGTGCAGGAGGTTCGTGACCGAGTCGAGCGCCTCGTCGGTCGTCTCCATGAAGCCGCGCGCCTGCGTGACGTTCGTCTGGTACTGGGCGTTGGCGGCGAGCTCGCCGCGGGCGAGGACCGCGCGCTGCGCGCCGATCGGGTCGTCCGACGGCTTCAGGATGCGCTTCTGCGTCGACATCTCGCGCTGGGCGCGCTCGACGCGGCCGTGGGCGGCCTGCAGGTCGGTCAGCAGCCGGCGCTGCGACATGCCCTGGGTGATGCGGATGCTCACGACGCACTCTCCCGCAGGTTCGGGGTCGTGGTGGGTGAGGACCCGCGGGCTCTCACTACAGCCCCACCCGCCCCGTGCGGTTGATGAGCGTGTCGAGCATCTCGTCGACCGTGGACATCGTCCGCGCCGAGGCCTGGTAGCCGCGCTGGAAGCGGATCATGTTCGCCATCTCCTCGTCGAGCGAGACGCCGCTGACCGACGCGCGCCGGTCGGACGCGGACGCGAGGGTGGCGGCGGACGAGCCCTCGCGGCGCTGCGCGTCCAGGGACTCGTTGCCCACCCGCAGGACGAAGCCGGCGTAGAGCTTGTCCGCGGCGCCGGACCGCAGCTGCGCGACCCCGCGGGCGACGTCGTTGGCGCCGGCGGGGGCGCCGGCCAGGTTGGTCGTGCGGATCGTGGTCGGCGCGGCGAGGATGCCGGCGTCCACCGCGACCGTCGCGGCGGTGGTGCCCGCGGTGTCGAAGAAGGGCGTCCCGTGGGCCAGGTTGACGTCGGAGACGAGCTTGGCGGCGAACGCGTCCAGCTCCTTGCGGTAGCCGTCGATCGTGCCGCCCGGGACCAGCGACAGCGTCTGCAGCGCGCCGATCCTGCCGCCGGCGGCCGGCGTGGGGAAGAGGGTCGTCGCGGGGGCGGTAGGGGCCCAAGCGGTCGTGTCGTCGACGAGCAGCGGGGTCGCGACGCCGCCGAAGGCGACCTGGATCGAGCCGTTCTGCAGGTCGGTCACCGTCACCTGCCCGTACTCGGAGAGCTCGTCGAGGAGCTTGTCGCGCTGGTCGAGCAGGTCGTTCGGCTGGCGGCCGGCGGAGATGGCCGCGCTGATCTCGCCGTTGAGGCGGGCGATCGCGGTCGCGTTCTGAAGGATCGGGCCGTTGGCGGAGGTGATGCCGGCGAGCTCGCTCGCCGCGTTGGTCCCGACGGCGCTCAACTGGCCGTCGAACGAGCGGATGCCGTCGGTGAGCGCCCGGGCGGTGACGGCCAGCGCGGACTTCGTCGCCGGGTCCTCCGGCTGGTTGGAGACCGCCTGCCAGGCGTCCCAGAACTTCGACAGCAGGGCCGAGATGCCGGTCGTGCCGGGCTCGTTGAGCGACTCCTCGACCGTCGAGAGCGCCGAGGTCGTCGTCTCCGCGTTGCCGTGCAGGGACGCCTGGGCGCGGTACTGGATGTCCGCGAACGCGTCGCGGGCCCGCGCGTAGGCGGTCACGTCGACGCCGCCTCCGAGCAGGGCGCCGCCGCCGCCCGCGAGCGCGCCGCTGGCCAGCTTCAGGCCGGTGACCGACTCGAGCTGGGCCGTCTGGCGCGAGTAGCCGGGGGTCTCGGCGTTGGCGATGTTGTGCGCCGTGACGTCCAGGCCGGCCTGCTGGGCGAGCAGCCCGCGCAGCGAGGTCTGGATCCCGAAGAAGCTCGAGATGCCGGTCATCGAGTTGCCCGCCTCATGGCCGATGTCGTGGCGGATGACGACCCGCGGGGTCTCATCACGCCTCCAGGTCCAGCAGGCGGTGGGCGGACGCGGGCGCGCTGACGCGCATGCCCTCGCCCGGGCGCTCGACGGGAGGGCGGTAGCCCAGGTCGGCGGTGCCGGACATCAGCCGCGTCAGGTGGTCGAGGAACGCGAGCTCCTGGCGCATGAGCGCGCGGTTGATCGCGTGCTCGCGGCCGATCTCGCCGAGCAGGCCGCGCAGCTCGGCGCTGCGCTGACGTGCGGCGGCCGCCTCGTGCGGCGCCAGGAGCGTCGTCATCGCGTCGAGCGTGATGGCGTGCCCGGCGACGCTGAGCTGGGCGCCGGCGTCGGTCAGCAGCTCGGTGCGCCGCAGCTCGAGGCCGCCGCGGTGCTCCATCTCGCCCTGCAGGTCGGTCATGCGGGAGAGGACCTCGTCGACGTCCTGGCGGCGGATCGCGGCGCCCTGGCGCAGCACGATGTCCAGCAGGCGCCGGGCCGACTCGAGCTGGGCGTCGAGGTGGGCGATGACCGCGGGCCCGAGCGTCGACTCGGCCGGGCCCACGGCGGCGAGCGCGACGGTCACGCCGCCTCCTCGCCGCTCGCGGGGGCGCCGAGGCCAGCGAGGCCGCGGGCGAGCCCGAGGCCGCCGGCCGCGGTGACGGCGTCGGCGAGCGCCTCGGGCAGCAGCTGGGCGTACGCGCCGCTGCCGAGCGCCTCGCCGGCGGTGGACGAGAGCTGCTTGGCGAGCACCGTCGTGAGCTGGCGCTCGAAGGAGAGGGCGGCCTGGTAGCGCGCACGCGTCTGGGGAGCGGCGGAGCGCACGTCGGCCGGCAGCGCCGCCTGGTCGATGGCCGGCACAGGACTCACGAGGACACCTCCCGCAGGGTCGAAGCCGCGGTGGGTGAGGACCCGCGGGGTCTCACTTCTTGATCCCGTTGGCCATCTGGGCCATCTGGTCGGCCATGTCGATCGCCCGGCTGGCGAGCGAGTAGTTGCGCTGCGTGGCGATCATGTCCGTCATCGCGTCGCCGATGTCGACGTTGGACTGCTCGAGCGCGCCCTGCTGCAGGGTCGTGCCGGCGCCCGCCCGGGTCGCCGCGCCGCTGGCCGCGTTCGTCGTGAAGAGGGAGTCGCCGACCGGGCTCAGGCGGTCGGGCGCGCGGACGGTGAGGAGGTTGACGCGCCCGACGTTCGCGCCGCCGGCGTCGATGCGGCCGTCGGGGGAGATCGCGACGTCCTTCTCCTGGACGCCGTTGGGGATGCGCACCGGCGGCTGCAGCGGCAGGCCGCCCGCGTTGAGGCGGCGCCGCGCGTCGACGGTGAGCTGGCCGTCGCGCGTCAGCGCGTTCGTGCCGTCGGGCCGGCGGACCTGCAGGAAGCCGGGGCCGGTGATGGCGACGTCGAGCGGCTCGCCCGTCTGCTTGAGCGCACCGGCGAGCGAGCTGCGGCCGATGGCCGAGGCGGCGGCGCCGGAGCCCTCGGTGACGCCGGGTCGGCCGCCGGGACCGCTGGGCGTGTACACGAGATCGCGGAAGGCCACCCGCACGCGCTTGTAGCCCACGGTGTTGACGTTCGCGAGATCGTTGCTCAGCGCGTCGAGACGCTGCTGCTGCGCCGCCATGCCGGCGGCGGCCGTGTACATGCCTTCGAGCATCGGGTTCCTTGTCGGAGCCCCGGCCCCCGCTCCTTGCGGTCCAGCCGGTGCGTCAAAACGTGGAGAGCCCCGGCCCCCGCTCCTTGCGGTCCAGCCGGTCCACCTGTGGTCAGCCCGGTGGTCGGTCGCGCGCCGCCGGACTTGAGCGGCTCGTGGACGCGCGTTCTGATATGTCCGTCGTGTTGTCAAGTGGGCGTGCGTGATCGCCGTCCGCTTGGCGGCCGTCGGGCGGGGTTGGTCGGTGGGCCGGGACGCCGGGCTCGGTGTCGGCGTTGCCAGTCTGAGATGCGAGGGTTGGGTACCTCAGGGCCCGGTTTCGTGCTGCCGGCTTGTGCTGTCTAGGAACGAGCGTGCCGCCCCCGAGGGGGTGCTCATAGAACGTTCGCGCGTGCCGGCCGCTGATGGCCCGGCGCCCCGGCCCACCGACCGTGGTGTTCTCAGCCGCGGGTCAGTCGGCGGTGGCGGCGGCCCAGAGGAACCCGGCGAGCTGCCGTGCGCAAGCGACCACCACGATGTTGTGGGGCTTGCCGCGGGCCTTCATCGTGCGATGGACCTTATAGAGGCGCTGCTGGGCGCGGTTGCTGATCGCGAGGATGTGGTCGGGCTGTCGGGCCTGGCGGTTGGCCAGTGTCGCGCCCAGCCGTGGTTCGCGGCCGTAGTGCCAGGCCGACTCGACCAACAACCTGCGGGCGAGCGTCGAGCCGGTCTTGGTGATCGAGCCCTGGCGCGAGGACTCACCGGACTGGTTGAGCGTCGGTGTCAGTCCCAGCCACGCGCCCAGCGCGGCGGCGCGCTCAAAGCGGCGCCAGTCGCCGCCGAGCTCGAGGTGGATCGACAGGGCGCTCAGCGTGTCGATGCCTCTGAACGCGCGCAGCCGGGCGACGGTCGGCCACCACCGCTCGTCCGTCGCAAGCTGGGCGAGTTGCAGTGCGACCGCCTGCTTGCGCGCCGTCAACCCGTCGACCGCCGCGATGAGATCGGCGAAGACCAGGGCGCTGGCCGGCTCGCCGAACTGCTGACGCGACAACCAGCGACGGTGCTCGGTGGTCCAGGTCGTCGGCTTGGGATAGACCCGCCCGTGGCGCAACAGCATCTTGCTCACGCGATGGCGGGCGTCCATCAGATCGCGCCGGCACGCATCGTGGGCGCGGGTCATCTCTCTGGCGGCCTCGATCTCCGGCGGCGGCACCACGACCCGCGTCAGCGACCCGGCCAGCAACAACCGGACCAGAAGCTCGGCGTCCTTGCGGTCGCTCTTGACTCTGTCAGACGATCCCCGCGGGGTCTTCCCGGGCGCGATCACCTGCATCGCGATCCCCGCTGTCGTCGCCGCTCGGTAGAGCCCGAAACCGGTCGACCCGGCCTCATAGCACGCGCGTGCCGGACCGGGCTGCTGGAGCATCCACGCGATCGGTGCCTCCAACCCAGGGCCGAACTTCGCGCGTCGCAGCTCGCCGGTCATCGTGTCGATCGCTGCCGCGTGCGTCGAGCGGGCATGGACATCGAGACCGACCCACGTCATCGTTCCGGTCATGGCCGGACCTCCTCACTCATCTGGGGTCAGCCAGAGGCCATCCCTCTGGTCAGACAAACCCCCGCGAGGAGCGTCCGGCCATCAGCCTCGGCAGTCAACCCCTTCCGGGCCGACCGCCTCATAGGGTCTAGGGGTGCCGACGCCGGCCCGCGGCGTTGCCAGGTGGGCTTGCAACGTCTGCCGGCGGGAGGCGGGCCCCCGTGGGCGCTAAGGGTGCCGACGGCACGCCCCGAGCGCCTACCCGCTGAGGGACCCGACCTGGGCGGCTGCGCGCTGCAGCGTCTCGTCGATCGTCGTGATCGCCTTCTGCCCCGCCTCGAACGAGCGCAGGGAGGAGATCATGTCGACCATTGCGCGGGCCGGGTCGACACCCGAGCCCTCGAGCGCGCCGGCGGTGACGCGGCCGGCGGCCTGTCCCTGTGCGGCGCCGGTGAAGAGCGAGTCGCCCTCCTTCGCCGCGTTGGGGACGTCGAAGACGCCGAGCCGGCCGGGGTCCACCGCGCCGCCGGTGACGCGGACCGTGCCGCCGTTCTGCGACAGCACGGGGTTGCCCATCTGGTCGACGAGCCGGCCGCCCGGGCCTTCGGTGAAGGCGCCGTTGCGGGTGTAGCGCACGCCGTTGGCCGTGCGCACGCCGAACCAGCCCTCGCCCTCGACCGCGAAGTCGAGCGGCTCGCCGGTCCGGCGCAGCGCCTGCGGCGTCAGGTCGGTGACGGTCTCGGCGATCTGCGCGCCGAAGCCGAGCGGGCCGACCTCCTGCCCGGTCTGCGTGTTCGCGAGCAGCAGGTCGCCGAACGCGTGCTGCGAGGAGCGGTCCGCCTTGTAGCCGGCCGTCGACGCGTTCGCCAGCTCGTTGGCGATCTGGTCCTGGCGCACCTGCTCGGCGAGCATGCCGGAGGCTGCGATGTAGAGGCCGCGCTCCATCGCACCGATGGTCGGCCACCCGCCACACTTCTTGAGGATGGCCGGCGTTGGCGTCGATCTCGTCCTGCTGCGCGGGCTCATGCCCGAGGTCCCCGTCCGCGCCGGCGACGTCCTGCCCGCGCGCGTCCTGGGGCAGGGGATGCTGTCGCTCGCCGGCGTCCGCGTCGTCGCGAGGCTTCCCGAGGGGCTGCCCGAGGGCGCGCGGCTGCGCCTGCGCGTCCAGGAGGCGGGCAGCGAGCGGATCGTGCTGCGCGTCGTCGGCGAGCCCGAGGCGGCGGGCGCGCCGCCGCAGCAGGCGGCCGCGGCGGTGACCCCGGCGACCGGGGATCCGCTGGCCGCGGCGATCCGGGCCGGCCTCGTCGTGGCGCTGCCCGGAGGCGCGCTGGCGCGGCTGTTCATCGACCCCGATGACGTGCGCGCCGCGGCGCGAGGCGGTGGCGGGCCGTCGCGCGTGACGCTGCGCTACGAGGCGGCGGCGATCGGGCGCGTCGACATCGCGCTGGAGATCACGCCCGGCGCGGTGGCGGGCACCGTGCACGCCCCGTCCGGAGCGGCGGCCGAGCGCCTGCGCGGAAGCGCCGCCGACCTGCGGGCCGCGCTGGCCGCAGCGACCGGACGCCCGGCGAGCGTCAGTGTCCGCGAGCGTGGAGAGTCGGTGGACCTTCGTGCCTGATCGGCGTGAGGAGCGTCCGCCGCCCGACCGCGCGGCCGCGCTGCGCTACGACCCGGCCGTCCCGGGCGCGCCGAAGATGGTCGCCGCAGGGCGCGGCGAGATGGCCCGGCGGATCGTCGAGGCCGCGCGCGCCGCTGGTGTCCCCGTCCGCGACGACGCGCTCCTGGCCGATGCGCTGGCCGGCATGCAGCTCGACGCCGAGGTGCCCGAGGAGCTGTGGGCGGCGGTGGCCGAGGCGCTCGTGTGGACGCACCGCATGGACCTCGGGGCCCTGAGAGACGCAAGCCGCTAAGGGCGCCGACGCCGGCCCGCGGCGTTGCCAGGTGGGCTTGCAGCGTCTGCCGGCGGGAGGTGGGCCCCCGTGGGTTCACGCCTAAGCGACGAGGCGGTAGAGCTCCTCCTCGGCGGACAGCGCGCTGCGCAGCGTGCGCTTGAGCGCACTGTGGATCTGGCACACGCGGCTCTCGGACACGCCGAGCACCTCGCCGATCTCGGCCAGGGTCAGGTTCTTGACGTAGAGCATGACCGCGACCTCGCGCTCGCGGCGCGGGAGCTGCGCGAACGCCGTGCGGAACCTGTCCTTGAGCTCCTCCGTGGCGGCGGCGTGCTCGGGATCGAGGCGCTCGTCCTGGGAGACGAGGGTGTCGACGCGCTCGATGGTCGTGTCGTCGTCGGAGAGCACGAGCGCGTTGAGCGACGTGACGTCGGAGGAGACGATCTCGTCGAGGTGGCGGCGCAGCTCGCCGACGGTGATGCCCATGGCGTCGGCCAGCTCGTCGCGGGTGGGGCGGCGGCCGTGGAGGATCGAGAACTCCTCCGTCGCCTTGTTGATGTCGCGCTCCCAGCGGCGCACCGAGCGCGGCGCCCAGTCCTGGCGGCGCAGCTCGTCGAGCACGGCGCCGTGGATCCGGGTCCAGGCGTACTGCTCGAGCGTCGCGCCCTTCGCGGGGTCGTAGCGGTCGATGGAGACGATGAGCGCCTCCAGCCCGCAGGAGATGAAGTCCTCGACCTCCGCGTTGGCGGGCATCTCGCGGACCTTGCGGTACACGATGTACTTCACCATCGGGGCGAAGGTCAGCACCAGGCGGTCGCGCAGCGCCGCGTCCTTCGTGCGCCGGTAGTCGAGCCACAGGGCGAGGCTCTCGTCGGCGGAGAGGCGTCGCGCCGATGGTGGGGCGAGG from Capillimicrobium parvum encodes the following:
- a CDS encoding protein kinase domain-containing protein, translated to MTTPVGTLLSGRYRLDAQIGSGGMSTVFRAFDTVLERPVAIKLMHREMSSDSDQLERFRREARAVAQLNHPHIVQVIDAGEDDNTPYIVLEYIEGQTLKDCIRRKGRLPIPEAIAYAIEIARALEAAHARAIVHRDVKPQNVLIDSEGSAKVTDFGIARTLTEEGLTADGRVLGTTDYVSPEQALGHPVTGQSDIYSLGIVLYEMLTGEVPFRGENQVAVAMKHVREDLPDVSMRRPEISTALAAVVDHATAKELERRYQDAASLAADLEDVLAIETARAGDATGEATTVLRTLPGSARRRLPWRARVPRLAVIALLLLAAGAIGAVVLLARDNTERGTRPPDIKPQTPGLHVVALRSKAAHDYDPFGGDGEHSDEASAAIDDDSKSTWSTESYQAGALNKPGVGLYVDAAPGVAAQRMELRTTTPGWSGAVYAAEDGPPDSIGGWTKVASLNDVKRSQQISLDTAGKRFRYYLVWIEKLPEGGENATISDLALLK
- a CDS encoding flagellin N-terminal helical domain-containing protein, translating into MSLRINHNVQALNAHRQLSGTSEGMSKAMERLSSGYRINRASDDAAGLGISEKMRGQIRGLAQANRNMQDGISLVQTAEANLDEVHSMLQRMRELAVQYQNGTMSSANQSAIQSEIYQLASEIDRIGQQAQFNGITFLATAGTVSFQVGANDGQVITVATISLGSTLPANYYDVSLGTSISNLDAAIESISATRSTFGAVQNRLEHSVNAASAYQENLVAAESRIRDVDMAEQMIEFTKLQVLQQAGTSMLSQANQSTQGVLSLLQG
- the csrA gene encoding carbon storage regulator CsrA; this encodes MLIITRKPGEKIMLGDDTVIEVIEVSGSSVRIGIDAPRSLPVYREEIWRSVKEENAAAATAGPDALPSDLPVTK
- the fliW gene encoding flagellar assembly protein FliW, encoding MAVTLQSTRFGPLEIPEDAVLEFPQGLIGLGGSRYTLLARSDDAAFVWLHSLEDPALALPLTNPWRFFDSYEVEIADDEADRLGVDAAGDTAVYVTVRAAEALEDFSANLRAPILVSGGFGHQVINQAPDAPVRAPLFSTSAEKAA
- the flgL gene encoding flagellar hook-associated protein FlgL, producing MSIRITQGMSQRRLLTDLQAAHGRVERAQREMSTQKRILKPSDDPIGAQRAVLARGELAANAQYQTNVTQARGFMETTDEALDSVTNLLHRARELTVQGANDATGPSARRNIALEIDQIVAAVKQAANASYGGVYVFAGTDTTNPPYDTTSVPAVDTYGGDDNVIAREMGQGIAVQVNTLVDQAPNPLIGSGQTPGDTGLLRTLRDISDHLKNGTTADTEALRNGDLKALERNLDEIGVARAGVGATVARLDAADARLASAEQTATQLLSETEDVDFAEAALALSSQQTIYEAALRSGASIIQPSLLDFLR
- the flgK gene encoding flagellar hook-associated protein FlgK, with protein sequence MTGISSFFGIQTSLRGLLAQQAGLDVTAHNIANAETPGYSRQTAQLESVTGLKLASGALAGGGGALLGGGVDVTAYARARDAFADIQYRAQASLHGNAETTTSALSTVEESLNEPGTTGISALLSKFWDAWQAVSNQPEDPATKSALAVTARALTDGIRSFDGQLSAVGTNAASELAGITSANGPILQNATAIARLNGEISAAISAGRQPNDLLDQRDKLLDELSEYGQVTVTDLQNGSIQVAFGGVATPLLVDDTTAWAPTAPATTLFPTPAAGGRIGALQTLSLVPGGTIDGYRKELDAFAAKLVSDVNLAHGTPFFDTAGTTAATVAVDAGILAAPTTIRTTNLAGAPAGANDVARGVAQLRSGAADKLYAGFVLRVGNESLDAQRREGSSAATLASASDRRASVSGVSLDEEMANMIRFQRGYQASARTMSTVDEMLDTLINRTGRVGL
- a CDS encoding flagellar protein FlgN, whose product is MTVALAAVGPAESTLGPAVIAHLDAQLESARRLLDIVLRQGAAIRRQDVDEVLSRMTDLQGEMEHRGGLELRRTELLTDAGAQLSVAGHAITLDAMTTLLAPHEAAAARQRSAELRGLLGEIGREHAINRALMRQELAFLDHLTRLMSGTADLGYRPPVERPGEGMRVSAPASAHRLLDLEA
- a CDS encoding flagellar hook-basal body protein, with amino-acid sequence MLEGMYTAAAGMAAQQQRLDALSNDLANVNTVGYKRVRVAFRDLVYTPSGPGGRPGVTEGSGAAASAIGRSSLAGALKQTGEPLDVAITGPGFLQVRRPDGTNALTRDGQLTVDARRRLNAGGLPLQPPVRIPNGVQEKDVAISPDGRIDAGGANVGRVNLLTVRAPDRLSPVGDSLFTTNAASGAATRAGAGTTLQQGALEQSNVDIGDAMTDMIATQRNYSLASRAIDMADQMAQMANGIKK
- a CDS encoding IS110 family RNA-guided transposase; amino-acid sequence: MTGTMTWVGLDVHARSTHAAAIDTMTGELRRAKFGPGLEAPIAWMLQQPGPARACYEAGSTGFGLYRAATTAGIAMQVIAPGKTPRGSSDRVKSDRKDAELLVRLLLAGSLTRVVVPPPEIEAAREMTRAHDACRRDLMDARHRVSKMLLRHGRVYPKPTTWTTEHRRWLSRQQFGEPASALVFADLIAAVDGLTARKQAVALQLAQLATDERWWPTVARLRAFRGIDTLSALSIHLELGGDWRRFERAAALGAWLGLTPTLNQSGESSRQGSITKTGSTLARRLLVESAWHYGREPRLGATLANRQARQPDHILAISNRAQQRLYKVHRTMKARGKPHNIVVVACARQLAGFLWAAATAD
- a CDS encoding flagellar hook-basal body protein, with product MERGLYIAASGMLAEQVRQDQIANELANASTAGYKADRSSQHAFGDLLLANTQTGQEVGPLGFGAQIAETVTDLTPQALRRTGEPLDFAVEGEGWFGVRTANGVRYTRNGAFTEGPGGRLVDQMGNPVLSQNGGTVRVTGGAVDPGRLGVFDVPNAAKEGDSLFTGAAQGQAAGRVTAGALEGSGVDPARAMVDMISSLRSFEAGQKAITTIDETLQRAAAQVGSLSG
- a CDS encoding flagellar hook-length control protein FliK, with amino-acid sequence MAGVGVDLVLLRGLMPEVPVRAGDVLPARVLGQGMLSLAGVRVVARLPEGLPEGARLRLRVQEAGSERIVLRVVGEPEAAGAPPQQAAAAVTPATGDPLAAAIRAGLVVALPGGALARLFIDPDDVRAAARGGGGPSRVTLRYEAAAIGRVDIALEITPGAVAGTVHAPSGAAAERLRGSAADLRAALAAATGRPASVSVRERGESVDLRA
- a CDS encoding EscU/YscU/HrcU family type III secretion system export apparatus switch protein; translation: MPDRREERPPPDRAAALRYDPAVPGAPKMVAAGRGEMARRIVEAARAAGVPVRDDALLADALAGMQLDAEVPEELWAAVAEALVWTHRMDLGALRDASR
- a CDS encoding sigma-70 family RNA polymerase sigma factor, which gives rise to MSVTLAPPSARRLSADESLALWLDYRRTKDAALRDRLVLTFAPMVKYIVYRKVREMPANAEVEDFISCGLEALIVSIDRYDPAKGATLEQYAWTRIHGAVLDELRRQDWAPRSVRRWERDINKATEEFSILHGRRPTRDELADAMGITVGELRRHLDEIVSSDVTSLNALVLSDDDTTIERVDTLVSQDERLDPEHAAATEELKDRFRTAFAQLPRREREVAVMLYVKNLTLAEIGEVLGVSESRVCQIHSALKRTLRSALSAEEELYRLVA